The following are encoded together in the Psychrilyobacter piezotolerans genome:
- a CDS encoding endonuclease domain-containing protein — MELFNKSSTKDKRNNLKQNMTLEEELLWKNIRKDQLGVRFRRQYGIGEYIVDFYCPKLRIVIEIDGGQHYIEKGLEYDHVREEYMKELGIKTLRFSNAEVRDDVEGVVEEIKGEI, encoded by the coding sequence ATGGAATTATTTAATAAGAGTTCTACTAAAGATAAAAGAAATAATTTGAAACAGAATATGACCCTAGAAGAAGAACTGCTATGGAAAAATATTAGAAAAGATCAATTAGGAGTTAGATTTCGCAGGCAGTATGGAATTGGAGAATATATTGTTGATTTTTACTGCCCTAAATTAAGGATCGTTATTGAGATTGATGGTGGACAGCACTATATCGAAAAGGGATTAGAGTATGACCATGTCAGGGAAGAGTATATGAAAGAACTGGGAATAAAAACTCTTAGATTTAGCAATGCTGAAGTTAGAGATGATGTTGAGGGTGTAGTTGAGGAGATAAAGGGAGAAATATAA